The nucleotide window CCCTGCCCGGTGTTTCCCGCCACTGCCGGGCGGTAAACCGGTATTGCGGAAGAATCCGGGCACTCTTGAGAACGGGTTCCAGCAACGCCAGTGTTTCTGCCTTGGTACCGAATTGCATGGCCATGGGCAACCTCACGAAAACCGTTATGCCAAACCGGAATGGACCAACCGGTTACAGTTTGGCCTGGGCCATCCAGATGCGTGTGGTGTAGGGAATGGGAATGGCTTGCTGACCGGTTTCCGTCACCAGACGTTCAATGGCCTGGATGATGGCCGGCAGGCGGGCACCGGCCTGCCGTTGCAACGTGGCATGCGAGCGCCAGGCCTCGACCAGGTCCGCCGGGGTTTGGGCATGCACGATGGTTCCCTCCATGCGTATCACCTCGCCGAACAGGCCCGACTCTCGAATCACTTCCGTCTGATCCTGGCGGCGGGTGCCATAGTCGTAATCCGGAATGGTATCGCGAATGATTTGTTCAATTTTTTGTTGAAAGGGATCATCGAGATCACGATGATTCCACAGAGCGGCAAACCAGCCCCGTTTTTTGAGAATGCGGCAGCTTTCCCGCAAGGCAGCCGGGCGATCCGTGACATTGAACGACGAACCAAAAGTGACCATGTCGAAACGTCCAGACTCTTGTCCGGTCTGTTCGCCGCTTCCTTCTGACCATTGCACGCGGGGCAGGTGCGCGGTTCGTTCCCGACCCAGGGCGCGCATGGCGTCGTTGGGTTCCACGGCCTGCACCGTCAAGCCCCGTCCGGCAAGCTGCAAGGTCAGGTGGGCCACGCCCGCCCCCACGTCACAGACCACCGCCGGCGGACGACACCCCGCCAGGGCCAGCATTTCATCGATGGCGGATGCCGCATAATCCGGACGTTTCAAGTAGGCCTGGGCCAGGTTGGAATAATCCCATTCGGTCTGCATCGCGTTGCCTCACCCTGTTTGCCAAAGTATTGTTCTCCTTTGCCGGCCACAGGCAATTATTTCCCGTGGCTGCCAGGCAGGATTTTCCGGACAACAGCCTGGGAACCAGCCCGGGTTGTGTTTCTGTTGCCTTGAAATAGGTGCCCTGCCGAGGAAAAAGCATAAATCAGGCCAAGCGTGGGCTGTCTGGCAAGCCTGATGCCAGGCGATGAGATGAATATTAGCGGTGTGCTGAAGAAGAATGCTTTTCACATTGATGACAACCACTGCCTGGCTATACACTCTTCGATAGAAGCTTCACATCCTGTTTGGTATGGAACGCGCACCATGGCTATGATCGAAGGACTTCGCATTCGTAACTATCGTGCCCTCAAAGACATCACGATGGGCAGAATTGGCACCGATCCTGACTACAAGGATGTTGATGAACTGACACCTCTGGTAGTGGTTATTGGCAGGAATGGTGCTGGCAAGAGTACCCTTTTCGATGCTTTTGGCTTTCTGGCTGACTGCATGGAGATGGATGTGGAAACTGCCTGCAACGTAGGCTGGCGTGGCGGACTGGACAAACTTCTTTCAGTTGACGTGCAGGATGATCCAAACGCCACCCTGGATTTCGTCGTCTATTACCGGGAAGCACAAAACGAAAGACCCATTACCTACGAGATTTCCATTGGCCGCAATCCAAAAACCGGCGAGGCCTGCGTGGCATCGGAAAAGTTGCGGCAACGCCGCCTTGGAGAGAGGTATGGTCGCCCCTATCCCTTCCTTGATCTGACCTTCGGCCGGGGATACGCATGGGCAGGCCAGAAAAGCGTGGAAGGAGACGAGGCAGGGGACAAAATGGCTGTCACCCTCAATCCCGGTCGGCTGGCCATCACGACCCTGGCAGAACATATCAAAGATCATCCCCGCGTCACCCGATTCCGCAATTTTATCAAGGGTTGGTACTTGAGCTACTTTACTCCTGACGCTGCCCGTCAGACGCCCAAGTTCAAACCCGAGACGCACCTTGATCTGCGCGGAGAAAATCTCGGCAATGTGGTCCACCATATGTATACCAGGGACAAAAAGCGCTTCGAAAAAGTACTGGATCGTATCGGGCGGAAAATTCCGGGC belongs to Magnetococcales bacterium and includes:
- a CDS encoding methyltransferase domain-containing protein, which encodes MQTEWDYSNLAQAYLKRPDYAASAIDEMLALAGCRPPAVVCDVGAGVAHLTLQLAGRGLTVQAVEPNDAMRALGRERTAHLPRVQWSEGSGEQTGQESGRFDMVTFGSSFNVTDRPAALRESCRILKKRGWFAALWNHRDLDDPFQQKIEQIIRDTIPDYDYGTRRQDQTEVIRESGLFGEVIRMEGTIVHAQTPADLVEAWRSHATLQRQAGARLPAIIQAIERLVTETGQQAIPIPYTTRIWMAQAKL
- a CDS encoding AAA family ATPase, whose product is MAMIEGLRIRNYRALKDITMGRIGTDPDYKDVDELTPLVVVIGRNGAGKSTLFDAFGFLADCMEMDVETACNVGWRGGLDKLLSVDVQDDPNATLDFVVYYREAQNERPITYEISIGRNPKTGEACVASEKLRQRRLGERYGRPYPFLDLTFGRGYAWAGQKSVEGDEAGDKMAVTLNPGRLAITTLAEHIKDHPRVTRFRNFIKGWYLSYFTPDAARQTPKFKPETHLDLRGENLGNVVHHMYTRDKKRFEKVLDRIGRKIPGIGRITPYVDSVTKNVYLQFFDKGFTTSFFAPQMSDGTLKLFAYMLLLEDPEPPPFICIEEPENGLHHKLLEDLAREFRAHAERMPKPPQLFITTHQPYFVDALTPAETWILEKQDNGFATLSHASDNPVIVNMVNEGIPLGNLWYSDYMDDWTDVR